The Halomicronema hongdechloris C2206 genome includes a window with the following:
- a CDS encoding ArsR/SmtB family transcription factor, whose translation MEASHSSPSSIDGIAATFAALGQPSRLRIVRLLLSAYPQGLPAGEIQKELGISAPTLSHHLDKLRQVGIVTAKKDRQWIWYAVRSQVLKSLIDFLFAECCTRNQVVAFDPSAWPSDWGEAEGSSGCCD comes from the coding sequence ATGGAAGCAAGTCATTCATCTCCATCCTCCATCGACGGCATCGCCGCCACCTTTGCCGCCTTGGGGCAACCTTCGCGCCTACGGATTGTGCGGTTATTACTCTCGGCCTATCCCCAGGGACTGCCGGCTGGCGAGATCCAAAAGGAGCTGGGGATTTCTGCCCCAACCCTGTCTCACCACCTAGATAAGCTGCGGCAGGTGGGGATTGTCACGGCGAAGAAAGATCGGCAGTGGATTTGGTACGCGGTGCGATCGCAGGTGTTAAAGTCCCTGATCGACTTCTTGTTCGCAGAATGCTGCACCCGCAACCAGGTGGTTGCCTTCGACCCATCAGCCTGGCCATCAGACTGGGGCGAGGCCGAGGGCAGTTCTGGCTGCTGCGACTGA